One window of the Burkholderia ubonensis subsp. mesacidophila genome contains the following:
- a CDS encoding autoinducer binding domain-containing protein has translation MTRVDGMPLVEWFSQADLAVAAAGSAEWQAMNRDVFPIAQSAAGKADPGAFDFAQCHARLSQIGFSTLGYGAYEMIGRRMLCAHVLRDLAPATFMQPYIEGMLYEADPRFAQARQSGFPVAWQLDEIEAAAWRDGDRKVLALAGHLRAHAMNSGVIFSLSAPRLDLRVAVNVTSETHGTDWIDDRVIGGALSVSLAVHRVALPFLEARVARARGFALGQEQQAVLDRLVHGLSDQEIASALRTSLHKVGLHIRSLEKLFNVQNRAQLAYLAARRLRT, from the coding sequence ATGACACGTGTCGACGGTATGCCACTCGTCGAGTGGTTCTCGCAGGCCGACCTGGCGGTCGCTGCCGCGGGTTCGGCCGAATGGCAGGCGATGAACCGGGATGTTTTTCCCATTGCGCAATCCGCGGCCGGTAAAGCCGACCCGGGCGCATTCGATTTCGCGCAATGCCATGCGCGCTTGAGCCAGATCGGTTTCAGCACGCTCGGTTACGGCGCCTATGAAATGATCGGGCGACGCATGCTGTGCGCGCATGTGCTGCGCGATCTCGCGCCGGCGACCTTCATGCAGCCGTATATCGAGGGCATGCTCTACGAGGCCGATCCGCGTTTCGCGCAAGCGCGCCAGAGCGGCTTTCCGGTTGCGTGGCAACTCGACGAGATCGAGGCGGCGGCCTGGCGCGACGGCGATCGCAAGGTGCTCGCGCTCGCGGGCCACCTGCGCGCGCATGCGATGAACAGCGGCGTGATCTTCAGCCTGTCGGCGCCGCGGCTCGACCTGCGGGTCGCGGTCAACGTGACGTCCGAGACGCACGGCACCGACTGGATCGACGATCGCGTGATCGGCGGCGCGCTGTCGGTCAGCCTCGCGGTGCATCGCGTCGCGCTGCCGTTTCTCGAGGCGCGCGTCGCGCGCGCGCGCGGCTTCGCGCTCGGCCAGGAACAGCAGGCGGTGCTCGACCGGCTCGTGCACGGGCTGTCGGACCAGGAGATCGCGAGCGCGCTGCGCACGTCGCTGCACAAGGTCGGCCTTCACATCCGTTCGCTCGAGAAACTGTTCAACGTGCAGAACCGCGCGCAGCTCGCGTATCTCGCCGCGCGCCGGCTGCGCACGTAG
- a CDS encoding helix-turn-helix transcriptional regulator: protein MSDIALHEEAVAPGFQFPSDDATYRADAPRARPVQVVWCDDVKRGGVEQPHAPRLGVADTLAHAQSTAERHRIVTCLLHLTGFTTFAYFALEFAQERVERVYLHEAFTPAAYRGDYVRHGHYDVDPRTLGARMCNMPIVWDLQQLRRQRDDGALVPCAALDGFLQTLEDDGMCSGIMYSMAVPGTRLNAFMSFTAPRRTREWITPATVEQALSIGLSVHRFASPQLIATSRERMVNDLTPFEQELLIGIAEGASDKEIGRRLDTSAHNVDYHLRKLRKRFGVANRIQLTYLTSKLELI from the coding sequence ATGTCCGATATTGCCTTGCATGAAGAAGCGGTCGCCCCAGGCTTTCAATTTCCTTCAGATGACGCCACGTATCGCGCCGACGCGCCGCGCGCGCGCCCGGTGCAGGTCGTCTGGTGCGACGACGTGAAGCGCGGCGGCGTCGAGCAGCCGCACGCGCCGCGGCTCGGCGTCGCGGACACGCTCGCCCACGCGCAAAGCACCGCCGAGCGCCATCGCATCGTGACGTGCCTGCTGCATCTGACCGGTTTCACGACGTTCGCGTATTTCGCGCTCGAATTCGCGCAGGAGCGCGTCGAGCGCGTCTATCTCCACGAAGCGTTCACGCCCGCGGCCTATCGCGGCGACTATGTGCGGCACGGCCATTACGACGTCGATCCGCGCACGCTCGGCGCGCGCATGTGCAACATGCCGATCGTGTGGGACCTGCAGCAGTTGCGCCGGCAGCGCGACGACGGCGCGCTCGTGCCGTGCGCCGCGCTTGACGGTTTCCTGCAGACGTTGGAGGACGACGGGATGTGCAGCGGCATCATGTATTCGATGGCCGTGCCCGGCACGCGGCTGAATGCGTTCATGAGCTTCACCGCGCCGCGCCGCACGCGCGAATGGATCACGCCGGCGACGGTCGAGCAGGCGCTGTCGATCGGGCTGTCGGTGCACCGGTTCGCATCGCCGCAACTGATCGCGACGTCGCGCGAGCGCATGGTCAACGACCTCACGCCGTTTGAGCAGGAACTGCTGATCGGCATCGCCGAAGGCGCGTCGGACAAGGAGATCGGCCGACGCCTCGACACCAGCGCGCACAACGTCGACTATCACCTGCGCAAGCTGCGCAAGCGCTTCGGCGTCGCGAACCGGATCCAGCTCACCTACCTGACGTCGAAGCTCGAACTGATCTGA
- a CDS encoding NRAMP family divalent metal transporter, translating into MSTPSNVSPPIAVERSAVLDEAHLGDIKGALGTIAHHDTAARGTWWARFRTLLAILGPGLIVMVGDNDAGAFGTYTQAGQNYGTTLLWTLLLLVPVLYVNQEMVLRLGAVTGVGHARLIFERFGKFWGAFSVIDLFLLNALTIVTEFIGITFVLDFFGLPKVAGVCVAAALTMAAVSTGDFRRFERFAVVLCLLSLLLVPVLVTIHPPVAQMTRDFFVPNWPAHAKLSDVMLLVIGIVGTTVAPWQLFFQQSYVIDKRITPRFMKYEKADLWIGIVFVLIGAVAMIGFSSALFGGRPEFGNFTDAGGIIAGLEKYAGRTSATLFAVALLDACIIGAAAVSLSTAYAIGDVFKIRHSLHRNVSDAKGFYLVYFGIVAAAAAIVLIPGSPLGLLTEAVQTLAGVLLPSATVFLLLLCNDKQVLGPWVNSTKLNIFTGAVIWVLVMLSIILTASVMYPDISGEAIVDVLVGGSVFAIVGYLATVLIRRNKRVIEPGVDRSLRGTWRMPPLDTLEPQVMTLTTRIWMGVLRGYLVIAVGLVIVKVVQMMLLK; encoded by the coding sequence ATGTCCACGCCATCCAACGTTTCTCCACCGATCGCCGTCGAACGCAGCGCCGTGCTCGACGAAGCCCATCTGGGCGACATCAAGGGCGCGCTCGGCACCATCGCGCATCACGACACTGCCGCGCGCGGCACGTGGTGGGCACGCTTCCGGACGCTGCTCGCGATCCTCGGCCCGGGCCTGATCGTGATGGTCGGCGACAATGATGCGGGTGCATTCGGCACCTACACGCAAGCGGGCCAGAATTACGGCACGACGCTGCTGTGGACGCTGCTGCTGCTCGTTCCCGTGCTGTACGTGAACCAGGAAATGGTGCTGCGCCTCGGCGCGGTGACGGGCGTCGGCCATGCGCGCCTGATCTTCGAGCGCTTCGGCAAGTTCTGGGGCGCGTTCAGCGTGATCGACCTGTTCCTGCTCAACGCGCTGACGATCGTCACCGAGTTCATCGGCATCACGTTCGTGCTCGACTTCTTCGGGCTGCCGAAGGTCGCGGGCGTGTGCGTGGCCGCCGCGCTGACGATGGCGGCGGTCAGTACCGGAGACTTCAGGCGCTTCGAGCGGTTCGCGGTGGTGCTATGCCTGCTGAGCCTGCTGCTCGTGCCGGTGCTGGTGACGATCCATCCGCCGGTCGCACAGATGACGCGCGATTTCTTCGTGCCGAACTGGCCCGCGCACGCGAAGCTCTCCGACGTGATGCTGCTCGTGATCGGCATCGTCGGCACGACGGTCGCGCCGTGGCAGCTGTTCTTCCAGCAGAGCTACGTGATCGACAAGCGCATCACGCCGCGCTTCATGAAGTACGAGAAGGCCGACCTGTGGATCGGGATCGTGTTCGTGCTGATCGGCGCGGTCGCGATGATCGGCTTCAGCTCCGCGCTGTTCGGCGGGCGTCCGGAGTTCGGCAACTTCACCGACGCGGGCGGCATCATCGCCGGCCTCGAGAAGTACGCGGGCCGTACGAGCGCGACGCTGTTCGCGGTTGCGCTGCTCGACGCGTGCATCATCGGCGCGGCGGCCGTGTCGCTGTCGACCGCGTATGCGATCGGCGACGTGTTCAAGATCCGCCATTCGCTGCATCGCAACGTGTCGGACGCGAAGGGCTTCTATCTCGTCTACTTCGGCATCGTGGCCGCCGCCGCCGCGATCGTGCTGATTCCGGGCAGCCCGCTCGGCCTGCTGACGGAAGCGGTGCAGACGCTCGCGGGCGTGCTGCTGCCGAGCGCGACCGTGTTCCTGCTGCTGCTCTGCAACGACAAGCAGGTGCTCGGCCCGTGGGTCAACTCGACGAAGCTCAACATCTTCACGGGCGCGGTGATCTGGGTGCTGGTGATGCTGTCGATCATCCTGACCGCATCGGTGATGTATCCGGACATCAGCGGCGAGGCGATCGTCGACGTGCTGGTGGGCGGCAGCGTGTTCGCGATCGTCGGCTATCTCGCGACGGTGCTGATCCGCCGCAACAAGCGCGTGATCGAGCCGGGCGTCGACCGCTCGTTGCGCGGCACGTGGCGCATGCCGCCGCTCGACACGCTCGAGCCGCAGGTGATGACGCTGACGACGCGGATCTGGATGGGCGTGCTGCGCGGCTACCTCGTGATCGCGGTCGGTCTCGTGATCGTCAAGGTCGTGCAGATGATGCTGCTCAAGTAA
- a CDS encoding carbohydrate porin, translating to MKNHLEPTLRKTRLHACATLLLSLAAAPAFAQSASPAPEPAAGASDAAAAQAPAADAAAPAPTGFWERSNLLGNMGGLRDLLGDHGVTLNLQETSEYLYNTSGGTARGGAYQGLTQFGLNVDTSKAIGLPGGTFNVSGLQIHGTNLTQRNLQTLQTATGIEANSTTRLWELWYQQAFLDGKADVKIGQQSLDQEFMVSQYAASFMNATFGWPVLPSADLPAGGPAYPLSSLGVRLRVKPSDAWTVMGGVFDGNPAGRFGGDAQQLNAHGTNFNLRSGALLIGEVQYALNAPPADPKAPQPAGLPGTYKVGVWYQSQHFDDLRTGTDGLPLADTDHSNGIPVSHHGNYGFYAVADQMVWRQAPDSPRSLGVFARVMGAPGDRNVVDLAVNTGVTLKAPFAGRDNDVAGIAVGYAKIGSHARALDGDMGRFQTPGYPVRRAETVVEATYQYQVTPWWQLQADLQHFFRPSGGVPNPSAPGARIGDETVVGVRTTITF from the coding sequence ATGAAAAACCACCTCGAGCCCACCCTGCGCAAGACCCGTCTCCACGCATGCGCGACACTGCTGCTGTCGCTCGCCGCCGCGCCCGCGTTCGCGCAATCCGCGTCGCCCGCGCCCGAACCGGCCGCGGGCGCCAGCGATGCCGCCGCCGCGCAAGCGCCGGCCGCCGATGCCGCCGCGCCGGCGCCCACCGGCTTCTGGGAGCGTTCGAACCTGCTCGGCAACATGGGCGGCCTGCGCGACCTGCTCGGCGATCACGGCGTCACGCTGAACCTGCAGGAGACCAGCGAATACCTGTACAACACGTCGGGCGGCACCGCACGCGGCGGCGCATACCAGGGGCTCACGCAGTTCGGCCTGAACGTCGACACGAGCAAGGCGATCGGCCTGCCGGGCGGCACGTTCAACGTGTCCGGACTGCAGATCCACGGCACCAACCTCACGCAGCGCAACCTGCAGACGCTGCAGACCGCGACCGGCATCGAAGCGAATTCGACCACCCGCCTGTGGGAGCTGTGGTACCAGCAGGCGTTCCTCGACGGCAAGGCCGACGTGAAGATCGGCCAGCAGAGCCTCGACCAGGAATTCATGGTGAGCCAGTACGCGGCGTCGTTCATGAACGCGACGTTCGGCTGGCCCGTGCTGCCGTCGGCCGACCTGCCGGCGGGCGGCCCCGCGTATCCGCTGTCGTCGCTCGGCGTGCGGCTGCGCGTGAAACCGTCCGACGCATGGACCGTGATGGGCGGCGTGTTCGACGGCAACCCGGCCGGCCGCTTCGGCGGCGATGCGCAGCAGCTCAACGCGCACGGCACCAACTTCAACCTGCGCAGCGGCGCGCTGCTGATCGGCGAGGTGCAGTACGCGCTCAACGCGCCGCCGGCCGACCCGAAAGCGCCGCAGCCGGCCGGCCTGCCGGGCACCTACAAGGTCGGCGTCTGGTATCAGTCGCAGCATTTCGACGACCTGCGCACCGGCACGGACGGCCTGCCGCTCGCGGATACGGACCACAGCAACGGCATCCCGGTGAGCCATCACGGCAACTACGGGTTCTATGCGGTCGCAGACCAGATGGTGTGGCGCCAGGCGCCGGACAGCCCGCGCTCGCTGGGTGTGTTCGCGCGCGTGATGGGCGCGCCGGGCGACCGCAACGTCGTCGATCTCGCGGTCAACACGGGCGTCACGCTGAAGGCGCCGTTCGCGGGCCGCGACAACGACGTCGCCGGCATCGCGGTCGGCTACGCGAAGATCGGCTCGCACGCACGCGCGCTCGACGGTGACATGGGCAGATTCCAGACGCCCGGCTATCCGGTGCGCCGCGCGGAGACGGTCGTCGAAGCGACCTACCAGTACCAGGTCACGCCGTGGTGGCAACTGCAGGCGGACCTGCAGCACTTCTTCCGTCCGTCGGGCGGCGTCCCGAACCCGAGCGCGCCGGGCGCACGCATCGGCGACGAGACGGTCGTCGGCGTACGCACGACGATTACGTTCTGA
- the treA gene encoding alpha,alpha-trehalase TreA: MTSRRAASIASSPPVRRIRWATALAVAYLAVAGCAAQGDSANQAAHHATTSAAVQSAPPAANAVLPSPSQLYGDLFVAVQTAQLYPDQKTFVDATPDTDPATIVRLYRQQQSQPGFSLKAFAGQHFTPPVDTGVTPPPNQTLREHIDWLWPKLTRTSVTVPPYSSLIPLPKPYVVPGGRFREGYYWDTYFTMLGLQVSGREDLVDAMLDNFAHLIDVVGHVPNGNRTYYASRSQPPFFAYMVTLAAQAEGDKVYQKYLPALRSEHAYWMQGERTTPRGGATRHVVAMPDGAILNRYWDASDTPRDESYLEDVQTAQAAPGRPANQVWRDLRAGAESGWDYSSRWLGDGRTLATIRTTSIVPVDLNSLMFHLETTIVKGCTLARDVACVADFTARAEQRAKAINHYLWNRRGYYGDYDWQLRQPRDAVTAAALYPLFAGVAWPERAKATAREVRKTLLQPGGLATTTATTGQQWDAPNGWAPLQWIAVDGLRRYGERALAREIGTRFLTSVKHVYATEGKLVEKYVVEGAGAGGGGGGEYPLQDGFGWTNGVMLKLLGLYGE, translated from the coding sequence ATGACGTCACGTCGTGCCGCATCGATTGCATCATCGCCGCCCGTGCGGCGCATCCGCTGGGCCACCGCGCTGGCGGTCGCTTATCTCGCCGTCGCGGGCTGCGCCGCGCAGGGCGACAGCGCGAACCAGGCGGCACACCATGCCACGACAAGCGCCGCCGTCCAGTCCGCACCGCCGGCAGCGAATGCGGTGCTGCCGTCGCCGAGCCAGCTGTACGGCGACCTGTTCGTCGCGGTGCAGACCGCGCAGCTCTATCCCGACCAGAAGACCTTCGTCGACGCGACGCCGGACACCGATCCCGCGACGATCGTCCGCTTGTATCGGCAGCAGCAATCGCAGCCGGGCTTCTCGCTGAAGGCGTTTGCCGGCCAGCACTTCACGCCGCCCGTCGACACGGGCGTCACGCCGCCGCCGAACCAGACCCTGCGCGAGCACATCGACTGGCTGTGGCCGAAGCTCACGCGCACGAGCGTGACGGTCCCGCCGTACAGCTCGCTGATTCCGCTGCCGAAGCCGTACGTGGTGCCGGGCGGGCGGTTCCGCGAAGGCTATTACTGGGACACCTATTTCACGATGCTCGGCCTGCAGGTGTCGGGGCGCGAGGATCTCGTCGACGCCATGCTCGACAATTTCGCTCACCTGATCGATGTGGTCGGCCACGTGCCGAACGGCAACCGCACGTACTACGCGAGCCGCTCGCAGCCGCCGTTCTTCGCGTACATGGTGACGCTCGCCGCGCAGGCGGAAGGCGACAAGGTCTACCAGAAATACCTGCCCGCGCTGCGCAGCGAGCATGCGTACTGGATGCAGGGCGAGCGCACGACGCCGCGCGGCGGCGCGACGCGCCACGTGGTCGCGATGCCCGACGGCGCGATCCTGAACCGCTACTGGGATGCGAGCGACACGCCGCGCGACGAGTCGTATCTCGAGGACGTGCAGACCGCGCAGGCGGCGCCGGGCCGCCCGGCGAACCAGGTGTGGCGCGACCTGCGCGCGGGCGCCGAAAGCGGCTGGGACTACAGCTCGCGCTGGCTCGGCGACGGCAGGACGCTCGCGACGATCCGCACGACGTCGATCGTGCCGGTCGATCTGAACAGCCTGATGTTCCATCTCGAGACGACGATCGTGAAGGGCTGCACGCTCGCGCGCGACGTTGCGTGCGTCGCCGATTTCACCGCACGCGCGGAGCAGCGCGCGAAGGCGATCAATCATTACCTGTGGAACCGCCGCGGCTATTACGGCGATTACGACTGGCAGCTGCGCCAGCCGCGCGATGCGGTTACCGCGGCCGCGCTGTATCCGCTGTTCGCGGGCGTCGCGTGGCCGGAGCGCGCGAAGGCGACGGCCCGCGAGGTGCGCAAGACATTGCTGCAGCCGGGCGGACTCGCGACGACGACCGCGACGACCGGCCAGCAGTGGGATGCGCCGAACGGCTGGGCGCCGCTGCAGTGGATCGCGGTCGACGGGCTGCGCCGCTACGGCGAGCGCGCGCTCGCGAGGGAGATCGGCACGCGCTTCCTGACGAGCGTGAAGCACGTGTATGCGACCGAGGGCAAGCTCGTCGAGAAATATGTGGTCGAGGGCGCCGGCGCGGGCGGTGGGGGCGGCGGCGAGTATCCGCTGCAGGACGGCTTCGGCTGGACCAACGGCGTTATGCTGAAGCTGCTCGGGCTGTATGGCGAGTGA
- a CDS encoding TetR/AcrR family transcriptional regulator — translation MPRTPARTPLAPRKSPRQQRSAATVDAIVEAAARILEREGFDGYTTNAVAAHAGVSIGSLYQYFPNRDALTAALAERESAVLLDDVARAASLPSCEAILRALVRAAVAHQLRRPALARLIDFEEARLPLGAQSQRVTDRIHAAVLLAFGRDDAPRLAAPDVVAHDLLAMIKGVVDAAGRRGETDADALDARVWRAVRGYLRESCESRDASLA, via the coding sequence ATGCCCCGCACGCCTGCCCGAACGCCGCTCGCTCCACGCAAATCGCCGCGCCAGCAGCGCTCGGCGGCCACCGTCGACGCGATCGTCGAAGCGGCCGCGCGCATTCTCGAGCGCGAAGGCTTCGACGGCTACACGACCAATGCGGTCGCCGCGCATGCGGGCGTCAGTATCGGCTCGCTCTATCAGTACTTCCCGAATCGCGACGCATTGACCGCCGCGCTGGCCGAACGCGAAAGCGCGGTGCTGCTCGACGATGTCGCGCGCGCGGCGTCGTTGCCGTCGTGCGAGGCGATCCTGCGTGCGCTGGTGCGCGCGGCGGTCGCGCATCAGCTGCGCCGTCCGGCGCTCGCGCGGCTGATCGACTTCGAGGAGGCGCGCCTGCCGCTCGGCGCGCAGTCGCAGCGGGTCACGGATCGCATCCATGCGGCGGTGCTGCTCGCGTTCGGCCGGGACGACGCGCCGCGGCTCGCGGCGCCGGACGTCGTCGCGCACGATCTGCTGGCGATGATCAAGGGCGTCGTCGACGCGGCGGGCCGGCGCGGCGAGACCGATGCGGACGCGCTCGACGCACGCGTGTGGCGCGCGGTGCGCGGCTATCTGCGCGAATCGTGCGAGTCGCGCGATGCGTCGCTTGCGTGA
- a CDS encoding MFS transporter: MSPVFLAPLIVACALFMESVDANIIVTALPAMARDFGHSPVTLNIAITAYVVGLGVFIPICGWLADRFSARAVFRTAIGIFVAGSLLCAASNSLGLLTFARFVQGVGGAMMVPVGRIIIFRAVPRADLVRAMNYLAIPALFGPTVGPLLGGFITTYLHWRMIFFINVPIGLYGIYVASKHIANTHEPDPGPLDWFGFLLSASGAALLLMGLTLIDGALTSRGNALAMCVAGAALLALYVPYARRKERPVLDLTFLRIPTYHASVVGGSLFRIGLGAVPFLLPLALQEGLGMSAFHSGLITCASALGGAVSRSTATRTLRRFGFRTVLIYNAAFAGLAIAAYGVFHPGMPTWAIWLIVLVGGIFPALQFTSLNSMIYADISPRDAGRATSLGSVVQQMSLGLGVTVAGLVLHLSHWAQGHAKMAWSDFWPAFVVVGLCSFASIPITRRLPLNAGDEVARGRRQ; encoded by the coding sequence ATGTCGCCCGTCTTTCTTGCACCGCTCATCGTTGCCTGTGCGTTGTTCATGGAAAGCGTCGACGCAAACATCATCGTCACGGCCCTGCCCGCGATGGCGCGTGACTTCGGGCACAGCCCCGTCACGCTGAACATCGCGATCACCGCGTACGTCGTCGGGCTCGGCGTGTTCATCCCGATCTGCGGCTGGCTCGCCGACCGCTTCAGCGCACGCGCCGTGTTCCGCACCGCAATCGGCATCTTCGTCGCCGGCTCGCTGTTGTGCGCCGCCTCCAATTCCCTCGGCTTGCTGACGTTCGCGCGCTTCGTGCAGGGCGTCGGCGGCGCGATGATGGTGCCCGTCGGGCGCATCATCATCTTCCGCGCGGTGCCGCGCGCGGATCTCGTCCGCGCGATGAACTACCTCGCGATCCCCGCGCTGTTCGGCCCGACCGTCGGGCCGCTGCTCGGCGGCTTCATCACGACCTACCTGCACTGGCGGATGATCTTCTTCATCAACGTGCCGATCGGCCTGTACGGCATCTATGTCGCCAGCAAGCACATCGCGAACACGCACGAGCCCGACCCGGGCCCGCTCGACTGGTTCGGCTTCCTGCTGTCGGCGAGCGGCGCCGCGCTGCTGCTGATGGGGCTCACGCTGATCGACGGCGCGCTGACCTCGCGCGGCAACGCGCTGGCAATGTGCGTCGCGGGCGCCGCGCTGCTCGCGCTCTACGTGCCGTACGCGCGCCGCAAGGAGCGGCCGGTGCTCGACCTGACGTTCCTGCGCATCCCGACCTATCACGCGAGCGTCGTCGGCGGCTCGCTGTTCCGCATCGGCCTCGGCGCGGTGCCGTTCCTGCTGCCGCTCGCGCTGCAGGAAGGCCTCGGCATGTCCGCGTTCCACTCGGGGCTGATCACCTGCGCATCGGCGCTCGGCGGCGCGGTGAGCCGCTCGACCGCCACCCGTACGCTGCGCCGCTTCGGCTTTCGCACGGTGCTGATCTACAACGCGGCGTTCGCGGGGCTTGCGATCGCCGCCTACGGCGTGTTCCATCCGGGCATGCCGACGTGGGCGATCTGGCTGATCGTGCTGGTCGGCGGGATCTTCCCCGCGCTGCAGTTCACGAGCCTCAACTCGATGATCTACGCGGACATCTCGCCGCGCGACGCGGGCCGTGCGACGAGCCTCGGCAGCGTCGTGCAGCAGATGTCGCTCGGGCTGGGCGTCACCGTCGCCGGGCTCGTGCTGCACCTGTCGCATTGGGCGCAGGGGCACGCGAAGATGGCCTGGTCCGACTTCTGGCCGGCGTTCGTCGTGGTCGGGCTGTGCTCGTTCGCGTCGATCCCGATCACGCGCAGGCTGCCGCTGAACGCCGGCGACGAAGTCGCGCGCGGCAGGCGCCAGTAG
- a CDS encoding winged helix-turn-helix domain-containing protein, whose translation MLTLSPAAARALHLAAQGLLTPPRRKATKADVLDTIRRMAQLQIDTIHVVARSPYLVLYSRLGAYAPQWLDEHLADAQLFEYWSHEACFLPIEQFGLMRYKMLDPSGMGWKYAADWHARHRADIDRLLARIHADGPVRSADFVREDGVKGNGWWDRKPEKRHLEVLFTTGELMVAERRNFQRVYDVRERVLPGWDDARDLPPREAVLPALLDTTCRALGVVRADWVADYYRLPRRSYRAELDALADAGDLIPVAVDGWKEPAYVHPSLNALLPAAAADTLRSTVTTLLSPFDPVVWDRRRASALFDFDYTIECYTPAHKRRYGYFCLPVLHRGRLVGRIDAKAHRAQQVFELKAVHLEPHVRIGAGLMRDVANAVHKLAAWHGTPDVQVGSAPPELARALAGG comes from the coding sequence ATGCTTACGCTCTCGCCCGCCGCCGCCCGCGCGCTGCATCTCGCCGCGCAGGGCCTGCTGACGCCGCCGCGCCGCAAGGCGACCAAGGCCGACGTGCTCGACACGATCCGCCGCATGGCGCAGTTGCAGATCGATACGATTCACGTCGTCGCGCGCAGCCCGTACCTCGTGCTGTACAGCCGGCTCGGCGCGTATGCGCCGCAATGGCTCGACGAGCACCTCGCCGACGCGCAGCTGTTCGAATACTGGTCGCACGAAGCGTGCTTCCTGCCGATCGAGCAGTTCGGCCTGATGCGCTACAAGATGCTCGATCCGTCGGGGATGGGATGGAAATACGCGGCCGACTGGCATGCGCGCCACCGCGCCGACATCGACCGGCTGCTCGCGCGGATTCACGCGGACGGGCCCGTGCGCTCGGCGGACTTCGTGCGCGAGGACGGCGTGAAGGGCAACGGCTGGTGGGACCGCAAGCCCGAGAAGCGTCACCTGGAAGTGCTGTTCACGACCGGCGAACTGATGGTGGCCGAGCGCCGCAACTTCCAGCGCGTGTACGACGTGCGCGAGCGGGTCCTGCCCGGCTGGGACGACGCGCGCGACCTGCCGCCGCGCGAAGCCGTGCTGCCGGCGCTGCTCGACACCACGTGCCGCGCGCTCGGCGTCGTGCGCGCCGACTGGGTCGCCGACTACTACCGGCTGCCGCGCCGTTCGTACCGCGCGGAACTCGACGCGCTCGCCGACGCGGGCGACCTGATCCCGGTCGCCGTCGACGGCTGGAAGGAGCCGGCGTACGTGCACCCTTCGCTGAACGCGCTGCTGCCGGCCGCCGCGGCCGACACGCTGCGCTCGACCGTCACGACGCTGCTGTCGCCGTTCGACCCGGTGGTGTGGGACCGGCGGCGCGCGTCCGCGCTGTTCGATTTCGACTACACGATCGAGTGCTATACGCCCGCGCACAAGCGGCGCTACGGCTATTTCTGCCTGCCGGTGCTGCATCGCGGCCGCCTGGTCGGCCGGATCGATGCGAAAGCGCATCGCGCGCAACAGGTGTTCGAGCTGAAGGCCGTGCATCTGGAGCCGCACGTGCGCATCGGCGCCGGACTGATGCGCGACGTCGCGAATGCCGTGCACAAGCTGGCGGCGTGGCACGGCACGCCGGACGTGCAGGTCGGCAGCGCGCCGCCGGAACTCGCGCGCGCGCTGGCGGGCGGCTGA